A genomic stretch from Telopea speciosissima isolate NSW1024214 ecotype Mountain lineage chromosome 7, Tspe_v1, whole genome shotgun sequence includes:
- the LOC122667601 gene encoding histone-lysine N-methyltransferase ASHH3 isoform X3, with protein MPAIKKNDCSSEGHIFNNLLREIGGSPVEFQLPDWLKKRKPTPLYTYIKRNIYLTKKVKRRLEDDGIFCSCSPSSGSSGVCGRDCHCGMLLSCCSSSCNCGSSCLNKSFQHRPVKKVKLVKTEKCGSGLVADEDIKQGEFVIEYVGEVIDDKTCEERLWKMKHCGETNFYLCEINRDMVIDATYKGNRSRFINHSCKPNTEMQKWRTEGETRIGIFATRDIKKGEHLTYDYQFVQFGADQDCHCGALGCRKKLGVKPSKPKLSSSDAALKVVACEMAASSPKVKAILSGKYLGAKVGLTYKIIAWIGFPKWRSACRKLTRWP; from the exons AATGACTGCAGCAGTGAGGGGCATATATTCAACAATTTACTGAGGGAGATTGGTGGAagccctgttgagtttcaactcCCAGACTGGTTGAAGAAGCGGAAGCCTACACCACTCTACACTTATATAAAGCGCA ATATATATCTCACAAAAAAGGTCAAAAGGCGCCTCGAGGATGATGGCATATTCTGTTCCTGCAGCCCATCATCAGGTTCTTCTGGTGTGTGTGGTAGAGATTGCCACTGTGG GATGCTACTGTCTTGCTGCTCTTCAAGCTGTAATTGTGGGAGTTCATGTCTGAATAAATCGTTTCAGCACCGGCCTGTAAAGAAGGTGAAATTAGTGAAG ACAGAGAAATGTGGATCAGGTTTGGTAGCAGATGAAGACATAAAGCAAGGAGAGTTTGTAATAGAGTATGTGGGAGAAG TTATTGATGATAAAACTTGTGAGGAAAGGCTCTGGAAGATGAAGCATTGTGGTGAAACCAATTTCTACTTATGTGAAATTAATCGTGATATGGTGATTGATGCTACATACAAGGGAAACAGGTCTAGATTTATAAACCACAGTTGTAAGCCGAATACTGAGATGCAGAAATG GAGAACTGAAGGCGAGACCAGAATTGGCATATTTGCGACCCGTGACATCAAAAAGGGAGAGCATCTGACCTATGATTATCA GTTTGTTCAATTTGGTGCAGATCAGGATTGCCATTGTGGTGCCTTAGGCTGTAGGAAGAAGCTTGGGGTCAAACCTAGCAAGCCTAAGTTGTCTTCCTCAGATGCTGCATTAAAAGTAGTTGCCTGTGAGATGGCAGCATCCTCTCCTAAAGTCAAAGCAATTCTGTCTGGAAAATAT CTTGGTGCGAAAGTTGGACTAACTTACAAAATCATTGCTTGGATAGGATTTCCCAAATGGAGGTCTGCATGTAG GAAGCTCACGAGATGGCCCTAA
- the LOC122667601 gene encoding histone-lysine N-methyltransferase ASHH3 isoform X4, translated as MPAIKKNDCSSEGHIFNNLLREIGGSPVEFQLPDWLKKRKPTPLYTYIKRNIYLTKKVKRRLEDDGIFCSCSPSSGSSGVCGRDCHCGMLLSCCSSSCNCGSSCLNKSFQHRPVKKVKLVKTEKCGSGLVADEDIKQGEFVIEYVGEVIDDKTCEERLWKMKHCGETNFYLCEINRDMVIDATYKGNRSRFINHSCKPNTEMQKWRTEGETRIGIFATRDIKKGEHLTYDYQFVQFGADQDCHCGALGCRKKLGVKPSKPKLSSSDAALKVVACEMAASSPKVKAILSGKYDFPNGGLHVAHEMALTKKRVSIIVLVKLFE; from the exons AATGACTGCAGCAGTGAGGGGCATATATTCAACAATTTACTGAGGGAGATTGGTGGAagccctgttgagtttcaactcCCAGACTGGTTGAAGAAGCGGAAGCCTACACCACTCTACACTTATATAAAGCGCA ATATATATCTCACAAAAAAGGTCAAAAGGCGCCTCGAGGATGATGGCATATTCTGTTCCTGCAGCCCATCATCAGGTTCTTCTGGTGTGTGTGGTAGAGATTGCCACTGTGG GATGCTACTGTCTTGCTGCTCTTCAAGCTGTAATTGTGGGAGTTCATGTCTGAATAAATCGTTTCAGCACCGGCCTGTAAAGAAGGTGAAATTAGTGAAG ACAGAGAAATGTGGATCAGGTTTGGTAGCAGATGAAGACATAAAGCAAGGAGAGTTTGTAATAGAGTATGTGGGAGAAG TTATTGATGATAAAACTTGTGAGGAAAGGCTCTGGAAGATGAAGCATTGTGGTGAAACCAATTTCTACTTATGTGAAATTAATCGTGATATGGTGATTGATGCTACATACAAGGGAAACAGGTCTAGATTTATAAACCACAGTTGTAAGCCGAATACTGAGATGCAGAAATG GAGAACTGAAGGCGAGACCAGAATTGGCATATTTGCGACCCGTGACATCAAAAAGGGAGAGCATCTGACCTATGATTATCA GTTTGTTCAATTTGGTGCAGATCAGGATTGCCATTGTGGTGCCTTAGGCTGTAGGAAGAAGCTTGGGGTCAAACCTAGCAAGCCTAAGTTGTCTTCCTCAGATGCTGCATTAAAAGTAGTTGCCTGTGAGATGGCAGCATCCTCTCCTAAAGTCAAAGCAATTCTGTCTGGAAAATAT GATTTCCCAAATGGAGGTCTGCATGTAG CTCACGAGATGGCCCTAACCAAGAAGCGTGTTTCCATAATTGTATTGGTGAAGTTGTTCGAATAA